A genomic window from Manduca sexta isolate Smith_Timp_Sample1 chromosome 5, JHU_Msex_v1.0, whole genome shotgun sequence includes:
- the LOC115449371 gene encoding lysozyme isoform X1, whose amino-acid sequence MLFGRVFFILITIVITSSKRFESRCKLVRELLKIGTPNDIFLGQWVCLIEKVSNRDTSAYVVTPSGKKYYGLYQIPSRWCKEGRRGGDCNIACESLLDDDIRDDTECAVQIFHREGFKYWSQWVTRCKNDKLITNEIYKCPDLSSPRSSPDRTLFMDSLMSGRGRQLRYRRWSLIKYNISEQNSPNVS is encoded by the exons ATGCTGTTTGGACGTgtgttttttattctaattacaATTGTGATTACGAGTTCGAAAAGATTTGAATCGAGATGTAAACTAGTGCGGGAGTTACTTAAAATCGGGACGCCTAATGACATATTCCTTGGACAat GGGTATGTCTGATAGAAAAAGTAAGCAACAGGGACACCAGTGCTTACGTCGTGACTCCCAGTGGGAAGAAATACTATGGACTTTATCAG ATACCAAGCCGATGGTGCAAGGAAGGTAGACGCGGCGGCGACTGCAATATAGCTTGCGAAT CTTTACTAGACGACGACATCAGAGACGATACAGAATGCGCTGTTCAAATCTTCCACCGAGAAGGCTTTAAATACTGGTCGCAGTGGGTCACGCGTTGCAAAAATGACAAGCTCATCACCAACGAgatttataa ATGTCCAGACCTCAGCTCGCCCAGGTCTAGTCCAGACAGGACCTTATTTATGGACTCATTGATGTCGGGCCGAGGAAGGCAGCTCAGGTACCGAAGATGGAGCCTAATTAAATACAACATTTCAGAACAAAATTCACCAAATGTGtcataa
- the LOC115449371 gene encoding lysozyme isoform X2, whose product MRVYLLFFLFVSVYGRKFTRCRLATELIKTKIIDKTFLGSWVCLIEKVSNRDTSAYVVTPSGKKYYGLYQIPSRWCKEGRRGGDCNIACESLLDDDIRDDTECAVQIFHREGFKYWSQWVTRCKNDKLITNEIYKCPDLSSPRSSPDRTLFMDSLMSGRGRQLRYRRWSLIKYNISEQNSPNVS is encoded by the exons ATGagagtgtatttattattttttttattcgtgagTGTGTACGGAAGGAAATTTACAAGATGTCGTCTTGCTACAGAGTTGATAAAGAccaaaattattgataaaacatTTCTTGGAAGTt GGGTATGTCTGATAGAAAAAGTAAGCAACAGGGACACCAGTGCTTACGTCGTGACTCCCAGTGGGAAGAAATACTATGGACTTTATCAG ATACCAAGCCGATGGTGCAAGGAAGGTAGACGCGGCGGCGACTGCAATATAGCTTGCGAAT CTTTACTAGACGACGACATCAGAGACGATACAGAATGCGCTGTTCAAATCTTCCACCGAGAAGGCTTTAAATACTGGTCGCAGTGGGTCACGCGTTGCAAAAATGACAAGCTCATCACCAACGAgatttataa ATGTCCAGACCTCAGCTCGCCCAGGTCTAGTCCAGACAGGACCTTATTTATGGACTCATTGATGTCGGGCCGAGGAAGGCAGCTCAGGTACCGAAGATGGAGCCTAATTAAATACAACATTTCAGAACAAAATTCACCAAATGTGtcataa